A window from Gammaproteobacteria bacterium encodes these proteins:
- a CDS encoding retroviral-like aspartic protease family protein has product RLARNDVVINLQRQGGHFLLPVTLDGRTEASLLIDTGATMTVLRPQVLARAGYGPAQAQTTRRFSTANGLTDGQIFQLDEFSLGGVRLPGLSVVGLELGELQADGLLGMDVLGQFQFQIEQEQNQLRLRKK; this is encoded by the coding sequence GCCGGTTGGCGCGCAACGACGTGGTGATTAATCTGCAGCGCCAGGGCGGGCATTTTTTGTTGCCGGTGACCCTGGACGGGCGCACCGAAGCCTCCTTGTTGATCGATACCGGTGCGACCATGACGGTGTTGCGACCACAGGTGTTGGCGCGGGCCGGTTATGGCCCGGCGCAGGCACAGACGACCCGGCGATTCAGTACGGCTAATGGGCTGACGGATGGTCAGATTTTTCAGTTGGATGAGTTTTCGCTGGGGGGCGTTCGTCTGCCGGGGCTGTCGGTGGTGGGATTGGAGCTGGGTGAATTGCAAGCCGATGGTTTGCTGGGCATGGACGTGTTAGGGCAATTCCAGTTCCAGATTGAACAGGAACAGAACCAGTTGCGACTACGCAAGAAATAA